Proteins encoded by one window of Azoarcus sp. PA01:
- a CDS encoding type II toxin-antitoxin system CcdA family antitoxin — MRTIATKGTARKATNVTLGESLLAEAKSLNINISQAAEAGVARAVAKRRAELWLAENRAALESSNAYVDVNGLPLARYRDF, encoded by the coding sequence ATGAGAACGATCGCAACGAAGGGAACGGCACGCAAGGCCACCAACGTGACGCTCGGTGAGTCGCTGCTGGCCGAAGCGAAGTCGTTGAACATCAACATTTCGCAAGCGGCGGAAGCCGGAGTGGCCCGGGCCGTCGCAAAACGACGGGCGGAGCTGTGGTTGGCCGAGAATCGGGCGGCGCTGGAGAGTTCCAACGCGTATGTCGACGTGAACGGTCTGCCGCTCGCCCGTTACCGGGACTTCTGA